The following are encoded together in the Dehalococcoidales bacterium genome:
- a CDS encoding branched-chain amino acid ABC transporter permease has translation MDLPAGTRNYTYAQDMAIFRTKTHWTLLIGLLVVLCTAPLWWGNWLSVANLIGITIIAATGLNILTGYCGQLSIGHAGFMAVGAYTSAILTERLGLPFPVGLISAGVAAGLVGMIFGMPSLRVKGFYLAIATIAAQFIIIWVIKHWTDVTGGHMGMSVSAPALGGLVLKSNASQFYLIGSIAVLSIFFAKNLARTRVGRAFVAIRDNDLAAEVMGINLFRYKLIAFFIGCFFAGIAGSLFAHWARFISDEFFPLTDSILYIGMIIIGGLGTTTGPIFGAIFIGLIKHSLTHYLVPTLESSAIALPAGFASGLAPMVFGLIIILFLILEPRGLAHRWQLFKAAYRLWPFSY, from the coding sequence TTGGACCTGCCAGCCGGTACGCGTAACTACACATATGCACAGGATATGGCGATCTTCCGGACGAAGACGCACTGGACGTTGCTGATTGGCTTGCTGGTTGTCCTGTGCACAGCCCCCCTGTGGTGGGGTAACTGGCTGAGTGTCGCTAATCTCATCGGTATCACCATCATTGCCGCTACCGGTCTGAATATCCTGACCGGGTACTGCGGGCAGCTATCAATCGGCCATGCCGGGTTCATGGCCGTGGGCGCATACACATCAGCGATTCTCACTGAACGTCTGGGGCTTCCGTTCCCGGTCGGTCTTATATCGGCCGGTGTAGCTGCCGGTCTGGTCGGCATGATTTTCGGAATGCCATCGCTCAGGGTCAAGGGTTTCTACCTCGCCATCGCCACTATTGCCGCTCAATTCATCATCATCTGGGTGATAAAACACTGGACGGACGTAACCGGCGGCCATATGGGTATGAGTGTTTCGGCACCTGCGCTGGGAGGTTTAGTTCTGAAAAGCAATGCCAGCCAGTTCTATCTTATTGGTAGCATCGCTGTATTGAGCATCTTCTTCGCCAAGAACCTGGCAAGGACCAGGGTAGGCCGGGCCTTTGTTGCTATCCGTGATAATGACCTGGCTGCCGAAGTGATGGGGATAAACCTTTTCCGCTACAAGCTGATTGCCTTCTTCATCGGCTGTTTTTTTGCCGGGATTGCCGGTTCACTGTTCGCCCACTGGGCACGCTTTATCAGTGACGAGTTCTTTCCGCTGACAGATTCAATCCTGTACATCGGCATGATTATTATCGGTGGTCTGGGTACTACCACCGGCCCGATATTCGGCGCGATTTTCATCGGTCTCATCAAGCACTCGCTGACGCACTATCTGGTCCCGACTCTGGAGAGCAGCGCTATCGCACTGCCTGCGGGATTTGCCAGCGGCCTCGCTCCGATGGTGTTTGGCCTGATAATCATCCTGTTTCTGATATTGGAACCTCGTGGGCTGGCGCACCGGTGGCAGCTATTCAAGGCCGCCTATCGGCTGTGGCCATTCTCATACTAG
- a CDS encoding ABC transporter permease, giving the protein MNILQTARTSMTAINSNKMRSTLTVLGVIIGVSAVISLMSIGRGSQAAITSNIESLGTNLLFVYPGATMQAGIRGTQGSATSLTLEDAEALVDASLAPSVAAVAPQVQTFAQVVAGRQNSNNQILGVTPEYEYVRNFPLAEGVFITETDVRNKSMVVVLGSNVAETLFGQMSPLGQYVKISGRQFKVVGVLESKGGTGFGSSDDAVLTAITTVQYRLSSQRTAGGERNVQSINVQVVSIEETDTAIEQITSILRERHRSTGEDDFTITSQQDTMEALQESTQVWVVFLAAIAGISLLVGGIGIMNIMLVSVTERTREIGIRKSVGAKRRDILLQFLVEAAFLSLTGGGIGVLVGWGISHFVSGMNLGGTIIQTAMSADIVILAVSVSAAIGIVFGLYPAYRAARLNPIEALRYE; this is encoded by the coding sequence ATGAATATATTACAAACAGCGCGTACCTCCATGACAGCCATCAATTCCAATAAAATGCGTTCCACTCTGACAGTGCTGGGTGTCATCATCGGGGTATCAGCGGTGATATCACTGATGTCTATCGGCAGAGGTTCCCAGGCAGCCATTACTTCAAATATTGAATCTCTGGGAACCAATCTACTCTTTGTTTATCCGGGTGCTACCATGCAGGCAGGTATCAGGGGAACGCAGGGCAGCGCCACCAGCTTGACTCTGGAAGATGCGGAAGCCCTGGTTGACGCCTCCCTGGCGCCGTCTGTGGCAGCGGTAGCGCCGCAGGTCCAGACCTTTGCCCAGGTAGTAGCCGGCAGGCAAAACTCCAATAACCAGATACTGGGCGTGACACCGGAATACGAGTATGTACGCAACTTTCCGTTGGCTGAGGGCGTTTTTATCACCGAAACTGACGTTAGAAATAAGTCCATGGTAGTTGTCCTGGGCAGTAACGTAGCGGAGACCCTGTTCGGGCAAATGAGCCCGCTGGGGCAGTACGTGAAAATAAGCGGGCGCCAGTTCAAGGTAGTGGGAGTATTGGAAAGCAAAGGTGGTACCGGTTTTGGCTCGTCCGATGACGCAGTACTGACCGCTATTACGACTGTACAGTACCGCCTGTCTTCCCAGCGCACTGCCGGTGGAGAGCGAAATGTACAGTCTATCAACGTGCAGGTGGTAAGTATCGAGGAAACCGATACCGCCATCGAGCAGATAACGTCCATCCTGCGGGAGCGTCACAGGAGTACGGGTGAGGACGATTTCACCATTACCAGCCAGCAGGACACAATGGAAGCTTTACAGGAGTCTACCCAGGTATGGGTCGTCTTCCTGGCGGCTATCGCAGGAATATCCCTCTTGGTCGGCGGCATCGGTATCATGAACATCATGCTGGTCTCTGTCACCGAGCGCACCCGGGAAATCGGCATCCGTAAATCGGTAGGGGCGAAGCGACGGGATATCCTGCTCCAGTTCCTGGTAGAAGCTGCTTTCCTCAGTCTGACGGGTGGAGGAATCGGTGTGCTCGTGGGCTGGGGCATCTCTCACTTTGTCTCCGGAATGAACCTGGGTGGGACCATAATACAGACGGCGATGTCCGCAGATATAGTAATCCTGGCAGTCTCTGTTTCGGCGGCTATCGGTATAGTCTTTGGCCTTTATCCGGCCTACCGGGCTGCCAGGTTGAATCCTATTGAAGCACTGCGATACGAATAA
- a CDS encoding ABC transporter substrate-binding protein, producing MRKKTLTVLSGLMCLVLVATLLGACTSTAEEPGTKAPLKIGMSTPSTGVAAEKGAPMGHANVDCIKYVNDELGGVDGHEIEALWLDNGYDASKAVTIVNRFVDEDCLLFTVASSGMMTAMMGIANENELSGFAAFSSPNLTQPPQHIYGQTPDYGDDWAAFAKYYLDNIWKGPGKPKMALHLLDNSTGAGARMAAEAGAEDMGIELRDKWIFEHPATTSSETTSLTTLPDDIDVLYISSTPAPTAIVIKSAVELGMYPGMTIACGHAGFTSALVELAGADIVEGVYGVYPTVGWDDDVPAMAKMTEYCQKYHPDDYGNMDYIISWAQSLITVEILRLAVENAGADNLTPQVVEAQGLKKLKNFDVGGLHGPVSYTSGDNRLSKSVRVFRIDDGVLEPITGWVESPFISYE from the coding sequence ATGCGAAAGAAAACACTAACGGTTCTGTCCGGGCTTATGTGTCTGGTGCTGGTAGCCACATTGCTGGGTGCGTGCACATCGACAGCAGAGGAGCCTGGGACCAAGGCGCCGCTCAAGATTGGGATGAGCACGCCTTCCACCGGGGTCGCTGCCGAGAAGGGTGCCCCTATGGGCCATGCTAACGTTGACTGTATCAAGTACGTCAACGACGAACTCGGTGGTGTCGATGGACACGAGATTGAGGCCCTGTGGCTGGATAATGGCTATGATGCATCCAAGGCAGTAACCATCGTCAATCGGTTTGTTGATGAGGACTGCCTCCTCTTCACAGTGGCTTCATCCGGAATGATGACGGCCATGATGGGGATTGCCAATGAGAATGAGTTGTCCGGCTTCGCCGCCTTCAGCTCACCTAATCTGACGCAACCGCCCCAGCACATCTACGGTCAGACGCCGGACTACGGCGACGACTGGGCAGCCTTCGCCAAATACTACCTGGACAATATTTGGAAGGGTCCCGGTAAACCGAAGATGGCGCTTCACCTGCTGGACAACTCCACCGGCGCCGGGGCAAGGATGGCCGCGGAGGCAGGCGCTGAGGACATGGGCATCGAGCTCCGTGACAAATGGATTTTCGAGCATCCTGCTACCACCAGTTCGGAGACCACGTCTCTGACTACACTCCCCGATGACATTGACGTCCTGTACATTTCCAGTACGCCGGCACCTACAGCCATTGTTATTAAAAGTGCCGTCGAGCTTGGTATGTACCCCGGTATGACAATCGCCTGCGGCCATGCCGGCTTCACATCAGCGCTGGTCGAGCTTGCCGGTGCCGACATCGTCGAGGGCGTCTACGGCGTCTATCCGACCGTCGGCTGGGATGACGACGTACCCGCGATGGCTAAAATGACCGAGTACTGCCAGAAGTACCACCCCGATGACTACGGAAACATGGACTACATCATCTCCTGGGCGCAAAGCCTGATTACCGTCGAGATTCTGCGGCTGGCAGTAGAGAACGCCGGTGCTGACAACCTGACACCGCAGGTCGTGGAGGCACAGGGCCTTAAGAAGCTCAAGAACTTCGATGTCGGCGGCCTGCACGGTCCGGTATCCTACACCTCGGGTGACAACCGGTTGTCCAAGTCCGTCCGCGTGTTTCGGATAGATGACGGTGTGCTGGAACCCATAACCGGCTGGGTAGAGTCGCCGTTTATCAGCTACGAATAG
- a CDS encoding AMP-binding protein, translated as METRDRYDTIPKLIAHNYDQWAKQTAMCMKRFGVWERYNWRRYYENVKYFSLGLISLGLERGDVVCIIGDNEPEWFWGEFATQAAGGIVTGVFVDSVPSEVKYIAEHSGARFAIVNDQEQTDKFLEIKDELPNLQKVIYWDPKGLKNYDDPLLMGFTEVLGLGREYEETHTGLFEENVEKGDGRDIAFIYYTSGTTGLPKGARMSHRALISTAAGFISRYPVDKYDDLVSNFPAAWVGDSYFATIPHLLTGARLNFPEEPDTITEDTRETGPDFVIYGPRQWEGLVSEIQVKMIDAHPLKRFCYKLFLPVGHKIADLSFQNRKPNLFWKVLYKIAYFLLFRPLKDKLGLSRVRFAVTGSSVLSLDTFRLIHAIGIELRQNYASTEAGLISSHGKGEIDFESVGRPALNTEVRVMDDGELLVRSESMFDGYHRDPEKTKAVLIDGWCHTGDAVNINDKGHLIFMDRLDHMGELSSGIKYAPQYIEGRLRFSPYIKDAMVIGDKEKDYVSAIVNMDFAMVGKWAERNRLAYTTFVDLSQRDEVADLIRTDLIRVNSYLPEAARVRRFVLMHKEFDPDEAELTRTRKLRREFMEERYRELINTLYGDGQEVTIEAPVTYRDGRQGVVTTSIKVRDISEGQNGNG; from the coding sequence ATGGAGACGCGGGATAGGTATGACACCATTCCCAAGCTGATAGCCCACAACTATGACCAATGGGCCAAGCAGACGGCGATGTGCATGAAGAGGTTCGGCGTCTGGGAACGGTATAACTGGCGGCGGTATTATGAAAACGTAAAATATTTCTCTCTTGGCCTGATAAGCCTCGGACTGGAGCGGGGAGACGTGGTCTGTATCATCGGTGACAACGAGCCGGAATGGTTCTGGGGTGAGTTTGCCACCCAGGCGGCCGGAGGAATCGTCACCGGTGTTTTTGTTGATTCCGTGCCTTCGGAAGTGAAGTACATCGCTGAGCACTCCGGTGCCAGATTTGCCATCGTGAATGACCAGGAGCAGACCGACAAGTTCCTGGAAATCAAGGATGAACTGCCTAATCTCCAAAAGGTCATCTACTGGGATCCGAAAGGACTGAAGAATTACGACGACCCCCTCCTGATGGGTTTCACCGAGGTGCTTGGTTTGGGCAGGGAGTACGAGGAAACTCACACAGGACTGTTTGAGGAGAACGTTGAGAAGGGCGACGGGCGTGATATCGCCTTCATCTACTACACTTCGGGGACTACGGGGCTGCCCAAGGGGGCCAGGATGTCCCACCGTGCCCTGATAAGCACCGCCGCCGGGTTCATTAGCCGCTATCCGGTAGACAAGTATGATGACCTGGTCTCCAACTTCCCGGCTGCATGGGTAGGCGACAGCTACTTCGCTACCATTCCGCACCTGCTAACCGGTGCCCGGCTCAACTTCCCCGAGGAACCTGATACTATCACCGAAGATACCCGGGAGACCGGGCCCGACTTTGTGATATACGGGCCTCGCCAGTGGGAGGGCCTGGTCAGCGAAATCCAGGTGAAGATGATTGACGCCCATCCTCTGAAACGCTTCTGTTACAAACTATTCCTGCCGGTTGGGCACAAGATAGCCGACCTCAGCTTTCAGAACAGGAAACCCAATCTTTTCTGGAAAGTTCTCTACAAGATTGCCTATTTCCTGCTCTTTCGGCCTTTGAAGGATAAGCTGGGTCTCAGCAGGGTCAGGTTCGCCGTTACCGGTAGCTCCGTACTGAGCCTGGATACCTTCCGTTTAATCCATGCTATCGGTATAGAGTTGAGACAGAACTATGCCAGTACCGAGGCAGGCCTTATCTCCAGCCATGGGAAAGGTGAAATTGACTTCGAGAGTGTCGGCCGTCCGGCGCTTAACACTGAAGTCCGGGTTATGGATGATGGTGAGTTGCTGGTACGAAGTGAGTCCATGTTCGACGGATACCACCGGGACCCGGAGAAAACGAAGGCCGTACTGATCGATGGCTGGTGCCACACCGGGGACGCCGTCAACATCAATGATAAGGGACACCTGATATTCATGGACCGCCTGGACCACATGGGAGAGCTTAGCTCGGGGATTAAGTATGCCCCACAGTATATTGAGGGCAGACTGAGGTTCAGTCCATATATCAAGGACGCCATGGTCATTGGTGATAAGGAAAAGGACTACGTTTCTGCCATTGTAAACATGGACTTCGCCATGGTGGGCAAATGGGCGGAGAGGAATCGGCTGGCCTATACCACTTTTGTCGACCTTTCCCAGCGAGATGAGGTTGCCGACCTGATACGGACAGACCTCATCCGGGTCAATAGCTACCTGCCGGAGGCTGCCAGGGTGAGAAGGTTTGTCCTGATGCACAAGGAGTTTGACCCCGACGAAGCGGAGCTTACACGTACGCGCAAGCTCCGCAGGGAGTTCATGGAGGAACGGTACCGGGAGCTGATTAACACACTCTACGGAGATGGCCAGGAAGTGACAATAGAGGCACCCGTAACCTACCGTGACGGCAGGCAGGGTGTTGTGACCACCAGTATCAAGGTGAGAGATATCTCGGAAGGACAGAACGGTAATGGCTGA
- a CDS encoding ABC transporter ATP-binding protein produces the protein MIELENIVKTYQMGEIEVHALRSVSTRIEKGEMIAIMGPSGSGKSTLMNIIGCLDTPTSGSYILDESEVSQMSDSQLAEVRNKRIGFVFQTFNLIPRTTAVANVELPLLYGNGSNSKKRALEALTRVGLSERAQHKPSELSGGEQQRVAIARALVNNPSIIFADEPTGNLDSRTSQEIIGILEKLNREDGITIVLVTHEPEIAAHTQRIILLRDGQIVDDHPVSQVEAAASRKANR, from the coding sequence ATGATTGAACTTGAGAATATTGTCAAGACATATCAGATGGGTGAGATAGAAGTTCACGCACTGCGGAGCGTAAGTACCCGTATTGAAAAGGGAGAAATGATCGCCATCATGGGACCGTCCGGCTCGGGTAAGTCTACTCTTATGAACATTATTGGTTGTCTGGACACACCTACATCCGGCAGCTATATCCTCGATGAGTCCGAGGTGAGCCAGATGTCTGACTCGCAACTGGCCGAGGTGAGAAACAAGAGGATTGGTTTTGTCTTTCAAACTTTCAACCTCATCCCCCGCACCACAGCCGTGGCCAACGTAGAGTTGCCTTTACTTTATGGTAACGGTAGTAACAGTAAAAAAAGGGCACTGGAGGCTCTGACAAGGGTAGGACTGAGTGAGCGTGCCCAGCATAAACCCAGCGAATTATCCGGTGGTGAGCAGCAGAGAGTGGCTATCGCCCGTGCCCTGGTAAACAATCCATCTATCATCTTTGCCGATGAGCCAACCGGTAACCTGGACAGCAGGACAAGCCAGGAGATTATAGGTATCCTCGAAAAGCTCAACCGAGAGGATGGCATTACCATCGTATTGGTTACCCACGAACCGGAAATAGCGGCGCACACGCAACGTATCATCCTGCTCAGGGATGGGCAGATTGTTGACGACCATCCGGTGTCTCAAGTGGAAGCGGCTGCTTCCCGGAAGGCAAACCGATGA
- a CDS encoding efflux RND transporter periplasmic adaptor subunit, with amino-acid sequence MLDALKNLRPWQTAILAVVIIGIAGGGFAIYNWATGSDTVAIPDDIQLVQVQYGSLENSVSASGSLLFPYREELTFDSAGTIQEVNVEEGDAVLEGQVLTKLDDASVLLLQQAVVQSRINLENALDSLETAQENLEEARNPYTESDIAQAELTVINAGLALETARENLDKAQNPYTEADIVRAELVVLNAEIALENAENAFERAEDRYEMNPTVPDWITDYKLKQKQLAIAEFDLAEAEDNLAIINAGADSVDIEQKQKHVIIAQTNLAQEEENLADMQDSTGPLELDSLQVELKQIEVASAQTSLDKAIERLEAATMVAPFDGIVVAVNVEAGQNVSASQNVMEIVDPSVVDLNAILDEIDISLVKQGQRATISLDALSDIELTGEVYSISTTARVQSGVVTYPMTIRLTVPDGLQLREGMSATASIIVEQADNVLLVPNQAISGSFDNPVVNVMVNEETRQRVVTLGISDGLWTEVIAGLDATDIVVVQITNTGTTQFDFGGGMMIPGMGGFGRMR; translated from the coding sequence ATGCTGGATGCATTGAAGAATCTGAGACCGTGGCAAACTGCAATACTTGCCGTAGTAATCATTGGCATCGCCGGCGGGGGTTTCGCCATATATAACTGGGCTACCGGCTCTGATACCGTCGCCATCCCGGACGATATTCAGCTTGTCCAGGTGCAGTACGGCAGTCTGGAAAACTCGGTTAGCGCCAGTGGCAGCCTGCTGTTTCCTTATAGAGAAGAATTGACCTTTGACAGTGCCGGTACCATTCAGGAAGTGAATGTGGAGGAGGGTGATGCCGTCCTGGAAGGACAGGTGTTGACCAAACTCGACGACGCATCTGTGTTGCTGCTTCAACAAGCCGTAGTACAGTCCAGAATAAATCTGGAAAACGCCTTGGACAGCCTGGAAACAGCCCAGGAAAACCTCGAGGAAGCCCGGAACCCTTACACAGAGTCTGATATTGCCCAGGCTGAGCTTACCGTTATCAATGCCGGATTGGCTTTAGAGACGGCCCGGGAAAACCTTGATAAGGCCCAGAATCCATATACTGAGGCTGACATCGTCAGGGCTGAGCTTGTCGTCCTCAACGCCGAGATAGCATTAGAGAATGCGGAGAACGCGTTCGAGAGAGCCGAAGATAGATATGAGATGAACCCTACTGTACCTGATTGGATTACCGATTATAAACTGAAGCAGAAACAGCTGGCTATCGCTGAGTTCGACCTTGCCGAAGCGGAGGACAACCTGGCAATAATTAATGCCGGTGCGGATAGTGTTGATATCGAGCAAAAGCAGAAACACGTAATTATTGCACAGACTAACCTTGCCCAGGAGGAGGAGAACCTGGCGGATATGCAGGATAGTACTGGTCCACTGGAACTTGATTCCCTGCAGGTAGAACTGAAACAAATTGAAGTGGCCAGTGCCCAAACTTCCCTTGATAAAGCAATAGAGCGACTGGAAGCAGCCACTATGGTGGCACCATTCGACGGGATTGTGGTCGCAGTGAACGTTGAAGCCGGCCAGAATGTGAGTGCCAGCCAGAATGTTATGGAGATTGTGGACCCATCCGTTGTAGATCTGAACGCCATTCTGGATGAGATTGATATATCCCTGGTGAAACAGGGACAACGAGCTACAATATCCCTGGACGCCCTGTCGGACATTGAACTGACAGGAGAGGTGTATTCCATATCCACTACTGCCCGGGTTCAATCAGGGGTGGTAACGTATCCGATGACCATCCGCCTGACAGTGCCCGATGGCTTACAGCTCAGGGAAGGCATGAGCGCTACTGCCAGCATCATCGTTGAGCAAGCTGATAATGTCCTGCTGGTGCCGAACCAGGCAATCAGCGGCAGTTTTGATAACCCCGTTGTCAACGTGATGGTCAACGAGGAGACCCGGCAGAGAGTAGTCACCCTGGGTATTAGTGACGGCCTCTGGACCGAGGTAATTGCAGGACTGGATGCAACAGACATAGTGGTTGTACAGATTACAAATACCGGGACGACCCAGTTCGACTTTGGCGGTGGGATGATGATTCCCGGAATGGGCGGCTTTGGCAGGATGAGATAG
- a CDS encoding FmdE family protein translates to MEPTYEDLIAFHGHGCPGLAIGYRMSQAALASLADSRAADEEIVVEVRLTPVKAMAIAGAC, encoded by the coding sequence ATGGAACCAACCTATGAAGACCTGATTGCCTTTCACGGTCATGGCTGCCCCGGGCTGGCAATCGGGTACCGGATGTCACAGGCGGCTCTGGCCTCCCTGGCAGACTCCAGAGCGGCGGATGAGGAAATCGTGGTTGAGGTTAGGCTTACTCCTGTGAAGGCCATGGCCATTGCTGGGGCATGTTGA
- a CDS encoding ATP-binding cassette domain-containing protein — MLVLNNIEVAYLNVIRVLHGVSMTVEEGAIVALLGANGAGKSTTLKAISGLLHIEEGEVTDGSIQWNGER; from the coding sequence ATGCTGGTGCTGAACAACATTGAGGTCGCTTACCTTAATGTCATCAGGGTACTGCACGGTGTCTCGATGACCGTGGAGGAGGGGGCGATTGTTGCCCTGCTCGGGGCGAACGGTGCCGGTAAGAGTACCACGCTCAAGGCAATCTCCGGCCTTCTTCACATTGAAGAAGGCGAGGTAACCGACGGCAGTATCCAGTGGAATGGCGAGAGAAT
- a CDS encoding ATP-binding protein, whose product MMIYSLRFRLLIAFTMVIVVTIGTVFFFLNQATRNEIREFEKRIDQARAIRMETELFRYYSRRGNWAGIQTFVEQLGNLYGQRIILTDTAGIVVADSAEIILGEPYRPNSPGQILESPWRKDGIGTLHVTPQSSAELEIASLQITFKAVGLFFIWGGLIAAAIALIMTFFLSRRILAPVKSLTSTARLLGRGDFSQRVDVNDRSELGELADTFNLMAGNLERTELLRRDMIADAAHELRTPLSNIRGYLEAIRDGVAEPDANTIRSLDEEAIILSRLADDLQELSLAEAGELKLNCRTEDSAILIQQAVDARDVQATAKGVSLSAELPDELPPINVDSHRISQVLRNMLENAIAHTPEGGNISVTVKTKDRWLEISVTDNGEGIPPEDQPNIFERFYRIDKSRTRATGGSGLGLTIAKRLVEVHGGNIEVQSEPGKGSRFSFTVPVAE is encoded by the coding sequence ATGATGATATATAGCCTGCGTTTTCGTTTGCTGATAGCCTTCACCATGGTGATAGTAGTGACTATCGGTACAGTATTCTTCTTCCTGAACCAGGCTACACGTAATGAAATACGCGAATTTGAAAAACGTATTGACCAGGCACGCGCTATCAGGATGGAAACTGAGCTATTCCGGTACTATTCGCGCCGAGGAAACTGGGCAGGAATTCAGACTTTCGTGGAACAGTTAGGCAACCTCTACGGGCAGCGAATCATTCTGACTGATACCGCTGGAATTGTAGTCGCTGATTCCGCTGAAATCATCCTGGGGGAACCATATCGCCCTAATTCACCGGGTCAGATCCTGGAGTCTCCGTGGAGGAAAGATGGTATCGGTACACTTCACGTCACCCCTCAATCCTCGGCAGAACTGGAAATCGCTTCGTTACAGATTACGTTCAAAGCGGTGGGTCTCTTTTTCATCTGGGGAGGTCTTATCGCAGCAGCAATTGCACTGATAATGACGTTTTTCCTGTCACGCAGGATATTAGCCCCGGTAAAATCCCTTACATCTACGGCAAGGCTCCTGGGACGGGGGGACTTCTCTCAAAGAGTAGACGTAAATGACAGGAGTGAACTCGGTGAACTGGCAGATACCTTTAACCTGATGGCCGGAAACCTGGAACGTACCGAACTACTGCGCAGGGACATGATTGCGGACGCTGCGCATGAACTAAGGACGCCCCTGTCCAATATAAGAGGATACCTCGAAGCTATCCGTGACGGGGTGGCAGAACCCGATGCAAATACAATCCGGTCTCTTGATGAAGAGGCTATTATTTTATCCCGACTTGCTGACGACCTCCAGGAGCTAAGCCTCGCTGAAGCTGGTGAATTGAAACTGAATTGCCGGACAGAAGACAGCGCCATACTTATACAACAGGCGGTTGATGCACGTGATGTTCAGGCAACCGCAAAAGGGGTATCGTTGTCTGCTGAATTGCCCGATGAGTTACCACCAATCAACGTCGACTCTCACAGGATCAGTCAGGTCTTGCGTAACATGCTGGAAAACGCAATAGCCCACACGCCTGAAGGCGGAAATATCAGTGTTACCGTAAAAACGAAAGATAGGTGGTTGGAAATAAGCGTTACCGATAACGGTGAAGGTATCCCTCCCGAGGACCAGCCCAATATATTTGAGCGTTTTTACCGTATTGACAAGTCCCGCACCAGGGCAACCGGTGGCAGTGGGCTCGGCCTTACCATCGCCAAGCGTCTCGTGGAAGTCCACGGGGGCAATATTGAAGTCCAGAGTGAACCGGGCAAGGGCAGCCGTTTCTCCTTCACTGTCCCGGTAGCTGAGTAG
- a CDS encoding branched-chain amino acid ABC transporter permease, which yields MAELLQFTITGLTVGMVYALIALGFVLVWKSSGVANLALGQLVLLSSWFTYGMLVQAGLPIWAGFIVVIIFAVLLGWLIERFILRPLIAQPILSLITITLGLAYFIEGLVVFIWPASVAALPRLFPVEPFHIGPAVVSQQYLWAAIISLALFGLLSLFFRYHRMGIAMRATADDQRAVQACGIPVTRIFSRSWMFACVLAAVGGVLMSSIGGITFGLVGTGLKAFSVVILGGLDSFLGAMIAGPIIGLAENLGEGYLTPLTWPGVREVIPFIIIIIVMFVKPYGLFGEERIERI from the coding sequence ATGGCTGAGTTGCTCCAGTTTACTATAACCGGTTTGACCGTGGGCATGGTCTATGCTCTGATTGCCCTCGGCTTTGTACTCGTCTGGAAATCAAGCGGGGTAGCCAACCTGGCGCTGGGGCAACTGGTGCTGCTCTCCTCATGGTTCACCTACGGGATGCTGGTCCAGGCTGGTCTTCCTATCTGGGCCGGCTTCATAGTAGTGATTATCTTTGCTGTACTACTCGGTTGGCTGATTGAGCGCTTCATCCTGCGTCCGTTGATTGCCCAGCCGATACTATCTCTGATAACCATTACCCTTGGTTTAGCGTATTTCATCGAAGGCCTGGTGGTCTTTATCTGGCCAGCCAGTGTGGCAGCCTTACCACGACTGTTCCCCGTGGAACCATTCCACATTGGTCCGGCGGTGGTCTCCCAGCAATATCTCTGGGCAGCCATTATCTCTCTGGCCCTGTTCGGCCTGTTGTCCCTGTTCTTCCGCTATCACAGGATGGGCATTGCCATGAGGGCAACCGCCGACGACCAGCGGGCGGTGCAGGCCTGTGGCATTCCGGTGACCAGGATTTTCAGCCGGTCATGGATGTTCGCCTGTGTTCTCGCGGCAGTGGGTGGTGTCCTCATGTCCAGCATCGGGGGTATAACCTTTGGCCTGGTAGGGACCGGTCTCAAGGCCTTCTCGGTGGTTATTCTTGGCGGGCTTGATTCGTTTCTCGGGGCAATGATTGCCGGCCCGATTATCGGCCTGGCGGAAAACCTTGGGGAAGGCTACCTGACACCATTGACCTGGCCCGGAGTCAGGGAGGTTATCCCGTTTATCATCATAATTATCGTCATGTTTGTAAAGCCCTACGGTCTGTTCGGTGAGGAACGCATAGAGAGGATATAG